In Rhodothermales bacterium, one genomic interval encodes:
- the ctaD gene encoding cytochrome c oxidase subunit I: protein MSATTLTTRDATPPPVHYLNHDKSLKSWLLTLDHKRIGLMYLVTVATAFMVAGVLAMLVRYELINPGMDIMTAETYNKVFSMHGIMMVFLFIIPSIPAVMGNFVLPMHLGAKDVAFPRLNLASYYIFVAGGLLVVGALIVGNVDAGWTFYTPYSSRSSDSVLFMTMAVFVAGFSSILTGLNFIVTVHKMRAPGLTWNRLPLFVWGIYATSIVQVLATPVIGITMVLLFFERLLGIGIFDPALGGDPVLFQHFFWFYSHPAVYIMILPAFGIISELIAVFSRHPIHGYRFVALSSVAIAFLGFLVWGHHMFVSGQSAISAVIFSLITYLIGIPTGVKMFNWVATMYRGSIWLQTPMLYALSFLFLFAIGGFTGIALGVLALDVHLHDTYFVVGHFHYVMMGGTVIAALGGLHYWWPKITGKMYNEMLGKIAAALIFVGFNITFFTQLVLGTQGMPRRYYDYLPRFETMHEVSTYGSWILGAGLFIVLFYLLASLFRGRTASSNPWGAATLEWTHATSPPDPHNFHQTPIVSRGPYDFHLLSEEFGDGHATQEIADTRETQPG, encoded by the coding sequence ATGAGCGCAACGACGTTAACTACCCGGGACGCGACCCCACCTCCGGTTCATTACCTGAACCACGACAAGAGCCTCAAGTCGTGGCTGCTGACGCTTGATCACAAGCGAATCGGGCTGATGTACCTCGTCACGGTCGCAACGGCCTTCATGGTCGCCGGCGTCCTTGCGATGCTGGTCCGGTACGAGCTCATCAATCCCGGAATGGACATCATGACCGCGGAGACCTACAACAAGGTCTTCTCGATGCACGGCATCATGATGGTCTTCCTGTTCATCATTCCATCGATACCTGCCGTCATGGGCAACTTCGTCCTCCCGATGCATCTGGGAGCGAAGGACGTGGCCTTCCCGCGACTCAACCTTGCCAGCTACTACATATTCGTGGCGGGAGGATTGCTTGTTGTCGGCGCCCTCATCGTCGGGAATGTGGATGCCGGCTGGACGTTCTATACGCCTTACTCGTCGAGATCGAGCGACTCCGTACTGTTCATGACGATGGCCGTTTTCGTCGCGGGCTTCTCGTCAATTCTTACGGGGCTCAACTTCATCGTGACCGTGCACAAGATGCGTGCACCCGGGCTGACCTGGAATCGTCTTCCCCTGTTCGTCTGGGGTATCTATGCGACGAGTATCGTCCAGGTTCTTGCGACCCCGGTTATCGGAATCACGATGGTACTGCTCTTCTTTGAGCGGCTTCTTGGAATCGGGATATTCGACCCGGCACTTGGTGGCGATCCGGTGCTGTTCCAGCACTTCTTCTGGTTCTATTCCCACCCGGCCGTCTACATCATGATTCTGCCGGCCTTCGGGATTATCTCCGAGCTCATCGCCGTTTTCTCGCGTCACCCGATACACGGCTACCGGTTTGTCGCCCTTTCATCCGTCGCGATTGCATTCCTGGGCTTTCTGGTCTGGGGTCACCACATGTTCGTGTCAGGCCAGTCCGCGATTTCTGCCGTCATTTTTTCGCTTATTACATACCTCATCGGTATTCCGACTGGCGTGAAGATGTTCAACTGGGTAGCGACGATGTATCGCGGCTCGATCTGGCTTCAGACCCCGATGCTGTATGCGCTTTCGTTCCTGTTTCTCTTCGCTATCGGCGGCTTCACTGGAATTGCCCTCGGAGTGCTCGCCCTCGATGTGCACTTGCACGATACGTACTTCGTCGTCGGACACTTTCACTATGTGATGATGGGTGGAACGGTGATCGCTGCCCTTGGAGGCCTACACTACTGGTGGCCGAAGATCACGGGCAAGATGTACAACGAGATGCTTGGGAAAATTGCGGCTGCCCTCATATTCGTCGGCTTCAATATTACGTTCTTCACCCAACTGGTGCTGGGGACGCAAGGGATGCCCCGCCGCTATTACGATTACCTGCCGCGGTTCGAGACCATGCACGAGGTCTCGACGTACGGGTCGTGGATCCTCGGGGCCGGTTTATTCATCGTGTTGTTCTATCTCCTTGCATCGCTCTTCAGGGGCCGCACCGCGTCGTCAAATCCGTGGGGCGCGGCAACGCTGGAGTGGACACACGCGACTTCACCGCCCGATCCTCACAACTTTCATCAAACTCCGATCGTCTCCCGGGGTCCGTATGATTTCCACCTGCTTTCCGAGGAGTTCGGAGACGGACATGCGACGCAGGAAATCGCAGACACTCGAGAGACTCAGCCCGGCTGA
- a CDS encoding cytochrome c oxidase subunit 3 family protein: MASSSSPAHADSHPAHLQHHFVSSEQQFDAAKMGMWLFLVTEILLFAGMFVAYTVYRVWYPEVFVQSSTLLNPWLGGLNTLVLLGSSFTVALSIHFIQNDNRKGLIINLALTMAAAIAFLVVKYFEYTHKFHLGVFPGEHYSYSEVAGPYVAQFFSIYYIMTGIHGLHVIIGIGLFIWLTVRATKGHFSSAWYTPVELVGLYWHIVDIIWIFLFPLLYLI, from the coding sequence ATGGCGTCATCCTCTTCGCCTGCACACGCTGATTCGCACCCGGCGCATCTCCAGCATCACTTCGTTTCGTCCGAGCAGCAGTTCGACGCAGCGAAGATGGGAATGTGGCTCTTCCTCGTGACGGAGATCCTGCTATTCGCGGGCATGTTCGTGGCCTATACCGTGTACCGGGTATGGTATCCGGAGGTCTTTGTACAGAGTTCCACGCTCCTCAATCCGTGGCTCGGCGGCCTCAACACACTTGTCCTTCTTGGCTCTTCCTTTACGGTGGCGCTGTCTATTCACTTCATCCAGAATGACAACCGCAAAGGGTTAATCATCAACCTTGCGCTGACGATGGCTGCCGCAATTGCATTCCTTGTCGTCAAGTACTTTGAGTACACGCACAAATTCCACCTGGGTGTATTCCCGGGAGAGCATTACTCCTATTCAGAGGTGGCCGGCCCCTACGTCGCCCAGTTCTTCAGCATCTATTACATCATGACGGGCATCCACGGGCTGCACGTTATTATCGGAATCGGGCTTTTCATCTGGCTGACCGTCCGCGCTACGAAGGGACATTTTTCGTCGGCCTGGTACACTCCGGTAGAACTGGTGGGGCTCTACTGGCACATCGTCGACATCATCTGGATCTTCCTGTTTCCGCTCCTTTATCTGATCTAA
- a CDS encoding oxidase codes for MAHAGSHDHHITAYRTLLATFIALVILTVVTVVTSQIDLGAFNVPLALSIAVGKASLVVAFFMGLKYDNKVNLLVLLVGIMMVMVFIIFTLLDTAFRGDLGNVDSQTIEERNLQEEVLRAQEPEAVPAPTATPDE; via the coding sequence ATGGCACACGCTGGAAGCCACGATCATCATATAACCGCGTATCGGACGCTGCTGGCCACGTTTATCGCGCTGGTCATACTCACCGTTGTAACGGTTGTAACGTCGCAGATTGATCTTGGCGCCTTCAATGTCCCGCTGGCTCTGTCCATTGCGGTCGGCAAAGCATCACTTGTTGTCGCCTTCTTCATGGGACTCAAGTACGACAACAAGGTGAACCTGCTCGTCCTTCTGGTGGGCATCATGATGGTGATGGTATTTATCATCTTCACGCTTCTTGATACTGCTTTCAGGGGTGACCTCGGCAACGTGGACTCGCAGACGATCGAGGAGCGAAACCTGCAGGAAGAGGTGCTCAGGGCGCAGGAACCGGAGGCCGTTCCAGCCCCGACCGCGACCCCGGATGAGTAG
- the coxB gene encoding cytochrome c oxidase subunit II: MGDKGTFWMPEQASTLASEIDGLFYFVFWISLILFVAVIGAMVYFVFRYRRRGDGEHIPAPLAERKVVEIAWIAGPLILCLLVFTWGFKAFLKQSIAPADAYQIQVRASSWAWNFTYPNGTSVGSELRVPVDRPVKLTMSSDDVLHSFFVPSFRVKFDVLPNRYTSVWFEATEVGEFDIFCTEYCGTGHSAMLAKVIVQSEEDFKAWVATSGMGDMTPVEYGSVLFSQQNCAVCHSVDGTRGVGPTLKGLLGRPEQFTDGTSLIADDNYILESIINPAAKIVDTYPPAMPATYSTLQPQQLDALVAYIKSLE, translated from the coding sequence ATGGGTGACAAGGGTACTTTCTGGATGCCGGAACAGGCTTCGACACTCGCGTCGGAGATCGACGGCCTGTTCTACTTCGTGTTCTGGATCAGCCTGATTCTGTTCGTGGCTGTGATTGGCGCGATGGTGTACTTCGTATTTCGATATCGCCGGCGCGGTGACGGGGAGCACATCCCGGCGCCGTTGGCCGAGCGGAAGGTCGTCGAGATCGCCTGGATTGCCGGCCCCCTGATCCTGTGCCTCCTGGTATTCACCTGGGGATTCAAGGCGTTTCTGAAGCAAAGCATCGCACCCGCAGATGCATACCAGATACAGGTTCGTGCATCGAGCTGGGCCTGGAACTTCACGTATCCAAACGGGACGTCGGTCGGATCGGAGCTGCGAGTCCCCGTTGATCGTCCGGTCAAACTGACCATGAGCAGCGACGACGTCCTGCATAGCTTCTTCGTGCCGTCTTTCCGGGTCAAGTTTGATGTATTGCCCAATCGCTATACGTCTGTATGGTTCGAGGCAACCGAGGTGGGGGAGTTCGACATATTCTGTACCGAGTATTGCGGTACGGGGCACTCGGCGATGCTCGCGAAAGTTATCGTGCAGAGCGAAGAAGACTTCAAGGCCTGGGTAGCGACCAGCGGGATGGGCGACATGACTCCTGTCGAGTACGGGTCAGTATTGTTCAGTCAACAGAACTGTGCCGTGTGTCACTCCGTTGACGGAACCCGCGGAGTAGGGCCAACGCTCAAAGGGCTCCTCGGGCGCCCGGAGCAGTTTACAGATGGTACGAGCCTGATCGCTGACGACAACTACATCCTCGAGTCTATCATCAACCCGGCAGCGAAGATCGTCGATACGTATCCGCCTGCGATGCCCGCAACCTATTCGACGCTTCAACCGCAGCAACTCGATGCTCTCGTGGCTTACATCAAGTCGCTCGAGTAG
- a CDS encoding cytochrome c — protein MTRTRYIIRLPFGAAILAVLVLAGCRGTTTPEPPVHVSPNMDWQQRFDPQSANPFFADGRAMRPLVAGTVARGFLREDVRFYFGRDETGAFVRDIPLPMTRELLVRGQERYKIFCSVCHGPVGDGLGIIMTGEYGYVPAPTYHSDELRAQPDGYLYNVVVNGVRTMPGYGTQIPVADRWAIVSYVRALQRSQNADRADVPADVIAQME, from the coding sequence ATGACCCGAACCAGATACATCATACGCCTGCCATTTGGTGCTGCGATCCTGGCGGTGCTCGTGCTCGCGGGGTGCCGCGGCACGACGACGCCTGAGCCGCCCGTACACGTGAGCCCCAACATGGACTGGCAGCAACGGTTCGATCCCCAGTCGGCCAACCCGTTTTTCGCTGACGGTCGTGCCATGCGCCCACTTGTGGCCGGTACCGTGGCGAGAGGCTTCCTGCGCGAAGACGTCAGGTTCTATTTCGGGCGTGACGAGACGGGCGCCTTCGTGCGCGACATTCCGCTGCCGATGACCCGCGAGCTCCTCGTCAGGGGGCAAGAACGGTACAAGATTTTTTGCAGCGTCTGCCATGGACCCGTTGGTGATGGATTGGGAATCATCATGACGGGGGAGTACGGCTACGTGCCGGCGCCTACGTACCACTCGGACGAGCTCCGTGCCCAGCCCGATGGCTACCTGTACAACGTCGTCGTCAACGGCGTACGAACCATGCCCGGCTACGGAACTCAGATACCGGTCGCCGATCGATGGGCGATCGTCAGTTATGTTCGCGCCCTGCAGCGGAGTCAGAATGCCGACCGCGCCGATGTGCCGGCGGACGTAATCGCTCAAATGGAGTAG
- the nrfD gene encoding polysulfide reductase NrfD encodes MALSSDVLPGHSGDGHVEDPPLVAGNLGFHDVTELVSYHTEKKTPTTWLAAFALANVGLLLLGVMVAYLFWNGTGVWGLNNPVGWGYAIVNFVFWVGIGHAGTLISAILYLFRQQWRTAINRSAEAMTIFAVICALLFPGIHVGRVWVAYWMLPIPNQMEMWPQFKSPLLWDVFAVSVYFTVSLMFWYIGLVPDVATLRDRAKSLLRRRVFAFLALGWSGSNRHWRNYEKAYLLLAALATPLVLSVHSVVSFDFAVSVVPGWHTTIFPPYFVAGAIFSGFAMVVTLLVIARKAYNLENIITVNHLERMNMIILLTGSMVGFAYITEFFIAWYSGVEYEQYAFLNRATGPYAWAYWTMMLCNLFFPQFFWFKKLRRSIPFMFVLSIIVNIGMWFERFVITVTSLHRDYLPSSWDYYSPTWVDVLTLVGSFGLFFTLFLLFLRFLPMVAMAEIKVVMPQADPHYYEHGHSEHPH; translated from the coding sequence ATGGCTTTGTCATCAGACGTGCTGCCCGGACATAGCGGCGACGGACACGTCGAAGATCCGCCTCTGGTGGCCGGCAATCTTGGTTTTCACGATGTCACGGAGTTGGTGTCGTATCACACCGAGAAGAAGACACCGACGACCTGGCTGGCAGCGTTCGCCCTTGCAAACGTGGGGCTGTTGCTGCTGGGCGTCATGGTGGCCTACCTGTTCTGGAATGGCACGGGTGTCTGGGGCCTGAACAATCCGGTTGGCTGGGGCTACGCGATTGTCAACTTCGTTTTCTGGGTCGGTATCGGACACGCCGGGACACTGATCTCGGCAATTCTATACCTCTTCCGGCAGCAGTGGAGGACGGCCATCAACCGGTCGGCAGAGGCCATGACCATCTTCGCGGTCATTTGCGCGCTGCTCTTTCCGGGTATCCACGTGGGTCGTGTGTGGGTCGCCTACTGGATGTTGCCCATCCCGAATCAGATGGAGATGTGGCCCCAGTTCAAGAGCCCGCTGTTGTGGGACGTGTTCGCGGTCTCCGTGTATTTCACGGTGTCGTTGATGTTCTGGTACATCGGTCTGGTTCCGGATGTGGCCACGCTGCGAGACCGAGCGAAGTCGCTGCTGCGCCGTCGCGTATTTGCGTTCCTGGCTCTTGGCTGGTCGGGATCGAATCGCCACTGGCGGAACTACGAGAAGGCGTACTTGCTACTGGCTGCGCTGGCGACGCCGCTGGTCCTTTCGGTTCACTCCGTCGTGTCGTTTGACTTCGCGGTATCGGTTGTCCCGGGGTGGCACACTACCATCTTCCCCCCGTACTTCGTCGCCGGTGCCATCTTCTCCGGCTTCGCCATGGTGGTGACTCTTCTCGTCATCGCTCGCAAAGCGTACAACCTGGAGAATATCATCACGGTGAACCACCTGGAGAGGATGAACATGATCATCCTGCTTACGGGGTCCATGGTCGGCTTCGCGTACATCACGGAGTTCTTCATCGCATGGTATTCGGGCGTCGAGTACGAACAGTATGCGTTTCTCAACAGAGCGACCGGCCCGTATGCCTGGGCCTACTGGACCATGATGTTGTGCAACCTCTTCTTTCCCCAGTTCTTCTGGTTCAAGAAGTTGCGGCGCAGCATTCCATTCATGTTCGTGCTATCGATCATCGTGAACATCGGGATGTGGTTCGAGCGATTCGTCATCACCGTCACGTCGCTGCATCGTGACTACCTGCCGAGTTCGTGGGATTACTATTCCCCGACCTGGGTTGACGTGCTGACACTTGTCGGTTCGTTCGGATTGTTCTTCACCCTCTTCCTCCTGTTCCTGCGGTTCCTGCCCATGGTGGCGATGGCAGAAATCAAGGTCGTCATGCCTCAGGCGGATCCGCACTACTATGAACACGGCCACTCCGAGCATCCGCATTAG
- a CDS encoding 5'-methylthioadenosine nucleosidase, whose product MIGIVFSTEEEAKPFLTKYERGRFDGLVEGEAYHDDHVLVTLLGTGKIKATLRTERLLNSYDLDRLLHVGTCTALSSDLKIGTLVAASQVFEGDRIEMSSPSYPRMPLEQPLVATKKATLVTQDHTISDESEMNYWQRIADVVDMTGYAVAYVAATHGLQCHIVKAVSARVLEEDATLQKTLNKSYKTIADFLVRELAAQQQLPGKN is encoded by the coding sequence ATGATAGGAATAGTCTTTTCGACGGAAGAGGAAGCCAAGCCGTTCCTGACCAAATACGAGCGGGGACGGTTTGACGGCCTTGTTGAGGGCGAGGCCTACCATGACGATCACGTCCTGGTGACCCTCCTGGGAACGGGCAAGATCAAGGCTACGCTGCGGACAGAGCGATTGCTCAATTCGTACGACCTCGACCGGCTCCTCCACGTTGGGACATGCACGGCCCTGAGCAGTGATCTCAAGATCGGAACGCTGGTTGCCGCATCGCAGGTATTCGAGGGTGATCGAATCGAGATGTCTTCACCCAGCTATCCCCGGATGCCTCTCGAGCAACCCCTCGTCGCCACGAAGAAGGCTACGCTGGTCACGCAGGATCATACGATATCCGACGAGTCAGAGATGAACTACTGGCAGCGCATCGCCGACGTCGTCGACATGACCGGATATGCCGTGGCGTATGTCGCTGCGACTCACGGCCTGCAGTGCCATATCGTGAAGGCCGTTTCGGCGCGTGTCCTGGAAGAAGATGCGACGCTACAGAAGACGCTCAACAAGTCGTACAAGACGATCGCGGATTTCCTTGTCCGCGAACTCGCGGCGCAGCAGCAGTTGCCCGGAAAGAACTAG
- the metF gene encoding methylenetetrahydrofolate reductase [NAD(P)H], with translation MKITELIDRRKETLISYEIIPPERGGSAGEIFEIISSLMEFEPPFIDVTSHAAQVYYEEMPDGSWMRRIKRKRPGTLGLCAAIKGRFGVEAVPHLLCHGFTRQETEDALIELNYLGIQNVMALRGDNHGYEKTFPPDKSVNKQAVDLVAQISSMNHGRFLEELIDADPTDFCIGIAGYPEKHFEAPNMAWDVLHLRQKVDAGAHYVTTQMFFDNRHYFSFVDRCREAGVDVPILPGLKIITSRKQLKSLPSRFALEIPEALAAEIEAAADEHVAEIGVAWAVEQSRELIEAGVPCLHFYIMKTARHVKEVVSRLRKLA, from the coding sequence ATGAAAATAACGGAACTTATAGACCGAAGGAAAGAGACTTTAATCTCCTATGAGATTATTCCGCCCGAGCGGGGTGGGTCTGCAGGGGAGATTTTCGAGATTATTTCGTCTCTGATGGAATTTGAGCCGCCCTTCATCGATGTGACCAGTCATGCCGCTCAAGTATACTACGAGGAGATGCCGGATGGGTCATGGATGCGTCGAATCAAGCGAAAGCGGCCTGGGACGCTGGGCCTGTGTGCGGCGATTAAGGGACGTTTCGGCGTCGAGGCGGTCCCTCACCTGTTGTGTCACGGATTCACCCGGCAGGAGACCGAGGATGCGCTGATCGAGCTGAACTACCTCGGTATTCAGAACGTGATGGCTTTGCGTGGAGACAACCACGGCTACGAAAAGACCTTCCCGCCGGACAAGTCAGTCAATAAGCAGGCCGTCGATCTCGTCGCGCAGATTAGCTCGATGAACCACGGCCGCTTTCTGGAAGAGTTGATAGACGCTGATCCGACCGACTTCTGCATCGGTATTGCCGGCTACCCCGAAAAGCACTTCGAAGCGCCCAATATGGCCTGGGACGTTCTGCATCTCAGGCAGAAAGTCGACGCGGGTGCACACTACGTAACCACGCAGATGTTTTTCGACAACCGGCACTATTTCAGCTTCGTAGATCGGTGCAGGGAAGCGGGTGTCGATGTCCCGATATTGCCGGGGTTGAAGATCATCACATCCCGGAAGCAACTGAAATCGCTTCCATCGAGGTTTGCTCTGGAGATTCCGGAGGCGCTGGCCGCCGAAATCGAGGCTGCTGCCGACGAGCACGTGGCGGAGATCGGCGTCGCCTGGGCTGTCGAGCAGAGCCGCGAGCTGATCGAGGCCGGTGTGCCGTGCCTGCACTTCTACATCATGAAAACGGCCCGGCACGTCAAAGAGGTCGTCTCCCGCCTTCGAAAACTTGCGTGA
- a CDS encoding SCO family protein, translating to MNSSGRFLVLVVLALRLVAPAQSEAQVADDLPAVFEGVGITEHLGDHIPTDIVFLNEDGEQVSFSSLVPDGQPVVLNFVYHTCPMLCSILLDQLVDGLKDLDRTPGDDFQIITVSMAAYETTDLARKQKERYLAILDRSGAGSGWHFLTGDEPSIRALADAVGFEFQWVEETEEFAHPAALIFLSSDGKITRYLHGMDYKAGNLEKALIEASQGSVASVVDRIVLYCYQFDPGSNSYVIHATNVMKLGGLLTLGLLVVVLYSLWRREVRPRHHAVAA from the coding sequence ATGAACAGTAGCGGCCGATTTCTAGTTCTCGTTGTGCTTGCGCTGCGGCTCGTAGCGCCGGCGCAGAGTGAGGCACAGGTCGCTGACGATCTGCCGGCAGTGTTCGAAGGTGTGGGGATAACCGAGCACCTCGGCGACCACATTCCGACAGATATTGTCTTTCTGAACGAGGACGGAGAACAGGTGTCGTTTTCGTCTCTTGTTCCAGACGGACAGCCCGTCGTCCTGAATTTTGTTTACCACACCTGCCCCATGCTCTGTAGCATTCTGCTCGATCAGCTGGTGGACGGACTCAAGGATCTGGATCGCACGCCCGGAGACGACTTTCAGATTATCACCGTCAGCATGGCGGCATACGAGACGACTGACCTGGCTCGTAAGCAGAAGGAACGATATCTGGCCATACTGGACCGATCGGGAGCCGGAAGCGGATGGCATTTCCTGACCGGTGACGAACCGTCAATACGCGCTCTTGCGGACGCTGTGGGATTCGAGTTTCAGTGGGTGGAGGAGACCGAAGAATTCGCTCACCCCGCGGCACTCATCTTTCTGAGTTCTGACGGTAAGATCACGCGGTATTTGCACGGCATGGACTACAAGGCCGGCAATCTGGAAAAGGCGTTGATCGAGGCGTCACAGGGTTCAGTCGCATCGGTAGTTGATCGAATCGTCCTGTACTGCTATCAGTTCGACCCGGGATCGAACTCGTATGTGATTCATGCGACAAACGTCATGAAGCTAGGCGGCCTTTTGACGCTCGGGCTTCTGGTAGTCGTCCTATATTCGCTGTGGCGTCGGGAAGTACGCCCCCGCCATCATGCCGTGGCGGCGTAA
- a CDS encoding DUF3341 domain-containing protein, translating to MKAIIRAIKATMGIYEPAHDGGYGLLAEFSNPATLVRAARAVRDAGYKHFDTHTPFPIHGMDGAMGLGNSKVGLLTLGGGLTGLAAGILLQWWTGAVDYPLNISGKPFFAYEPSIPVIFELTILFAALGAAAGMFLLNGLPRPYNPLFYSKRFAAATDDAFFLHIAASDRLFDRAGTSQFLEDAGALMVEWIEDTGEAEVDPEDVDETASDVAETEQSV from the coding sequence ATGAAAGCGATCATACGTGCTATCAAGGCGACGATGGGGATCTACGAGCCCGCGCATGACGGGGGCTACGGCCTGCTTGCGGAGTTTTCAAATCCGGCAACGCTGGTCCGCGCAGCCAGGGCTGTGAGGGATGCCGGGTACAAGCATTTTGACACGCACACTCCGTTCCCGATCCATGGCATGGACGGGGCCATGGGGCTCGGCAATTCGAAGGTCGGTCTGCTGACTCTTGGCGGCGGATTGACGGGTCTGGCAGCAGGCATTCTGCTGCAGTGGTGGACCGGCGCTGTCGACTACCCGCTCAACATCTCGGGTAAGCCGTTCTTCGCATATGAGCCTTCGATCCCGGTCATCTTTGAACTCACTATTCTTTTTGCAGCGCTGGGTGCTGCTGCGGGAATGTTTTTACTCAACGGCCTGCCGAGACCGTACAACCCACTCTTCTACAGCAAGCGATTCGCGGCCGCGACGGACGATGCCTTCTTTCTGCACATAGCAGCGAGCGACCGGTTGTTCGATCGGGCGGGCACGAGCCAGTTCCTGGAAGATGCCGGCGCCCTGATGGTGGAATGGATCGAAGATACCGGGGAAGCGGAGGTCGACCCCGAAGATGTTGACGAAACCGCGTCGGATGTGGCCGAGACCGAACAATCCGTATGA